A region from the Canis lupus dingo isolate Sandy chromosome 9, ASM325472v2, whole genome shotgun sequence genome encodes:
- the HID1 gene encoding protein HID1: MGSADSKLNFRKAVIQLTTKTQPVEATDDAFWDQFWADTATSVQDVFALVPAAEIRAVREESPSNLATLCYKAVEKLVQGAESGCHSEKEKQIVLNCSRLLTRVLPYIFEDPDWRGFFWSTVPGAGRAGGEDDDENARPLAESLLLAIADLLFCPDFTVQSHRRSTVDSAEDVHSLDSCEYIWEAGVGFAHSPQPNYIHDVNRMELLKLLLTCFSEAMYLPPAPDSGGTNPWVQFFCSTENRHALPLFTSLLNTVCAYDPVGYGIPYNHLLFSDYREPLVEEAAQVLIVTLDHDSATSASPTVDGTTTGTAMDDTDPPGPENLFVNYLSRIHREEDFQFILKGIARLLSNPLLQTYLPNSTKKIQFHQELLVLFWKLCDFNKKFLFFVLKSSDVLDILVPILYFLNDARADQSRVGLMHIGVFILLLLSGERNFGVRLNKPYSVRVPMDIPVFTGTHADLLIVVFHKIITSGHQRLQPLFDCLLTIVVNVSPYLKSLSMVAANKLLHLLEAFSTTWFLFSAAQNHHLVFFLLEAFNNIIQYQFDGNSNLVYAIIRKRSVFHQLANLPTDPPAIHKALQRRRRAPEPLSRTGSQEGASMEGSRPAAPAEPGTLKTSLVATPGIDKLTEKSQVSEDGTLRSLESTSQQSSADGSPALEDQEPEQAWREQRRLSSASASGQWSPTSEWVLSWKSKLPLQTIMRLLQVLVPQVEKICIDKGLTDESEILRFLQHGTLVGLLPVPHPILIRKYQANSGTAMWFRTYMWGVIYLRNVDPPVWYDTDVKLFEIQRV, encoded by the exons CCTGTGGAAGCCACCGATGATGCCTTTTGGGACCAGTTCTGGGCAGACACGGCCACCTCAGTACAGGATGTCTTTGCACTGGTGCCAGCGGCAGAGATCCGGGCTGTGCGGGAGGAGTCACCCTCCAATTTGGCCACTCTGTGCTACAAG GCTGTGGAGAAGCTGGTGCAGGGAGCCGAGAGCGGCTGCCATtcggagaaggagaagcagattgtCCTGAACTGCAGCAGGCTCCTCACCCGTGTGCTGCCCTACATCTTTGAGGACCCCGACTGGAGGGGCTTCTTCTGGTCCACAGTGCCCGGGGCAGGGCGAGCAGGG GGAGAGGATGATGATGAGAATGCCCGGCCCCTGGCTGAGTCCCTGCTCCTGGCCATTGCTGATCTCCTCTTCTGTCCAGATTTCACTGTCCAGAGCCACCGAAGGAGCACTGTG GACTCAGCGGAGGATGTCCACTCCCTGGACAGCTGTGAATACATCTGGGAGGCTGGTGTGGGCTTTGCTCACTCCCCTCAGCCCAACTACATCCACGATGTGAACCG GATGGAGCTGTTGAAACTGCTGCTCACATGCTTCTCTGAGGCCATGtacctgcccccagccccggACAGCGGCGGCACCAACCCGTGGGTGCAGTTCTTTTGTTCCACGGAGAACAG ACATGCCCTGCCCCTTTTTACCTCCCTCCTCAACACTGTGTGTGCCTATGACCCTGTGGGCTACGGGATCCCCTACAACCACCTGCTCTTCTCTGACTACCGGGAACCCCTGGTGGAGGAGGCTGCCCAGGTGCTCATTGTCACCTTGGACCATGACAGTGCCACCAGCGCCAGCCCCACGGTGGACGGTACCACCACAGGCACTGCTATGGATGATACGGAT CCTCCAGGACCTGAGAACCTGTTTGTGAACTACCTGTCCCGCATCCATCGTGAAGAG GATTTCCAGTTCATCCTCAAGGGCATAGCCCGGCTGCTCTCCAATCCCCTGCTCCAGACCTACCTGCCCAACTCCACCAAGAAGATCCAGTTCCACCAGGAGCTGCTGGTCCTCTTCTGGAAGCTCTGTGACTTCAATAAG aaATTCCTCTTTTTTGTACTGAAGAGCAGTGACGTGCTGGACATCCTGGTCCCCATCCTCTACTTCCTCAATGATGCCCGAGCGGATCAGT CTCGGGTGGGCCTGATGCACATTGGAGTCTTCATCCTGTTGCTTCTGAGCGGGGAGCGGAACTTTGGGGTGCGGCTGAACAAGCCCTACTCAGTGCGTGTGCccatggacatccctgtcttcacGGGCACCCACGCAGACCTGCTCATTGTG GTATTCCACAAGATCATCACCAGCGGTCACCAGCGCCTGCAGCCCCTCTTCGATTGCCTGCTCACCATCGTGGTCAACG TGTCACCCTACCTCAAGAGCCTGTCCATGGTGGCTGCCAATAAGCTGCTGCACCTGCTGGAGGCCTTCTCCACCACCTGGTTCCTCTTCTCTGCTGCCCAGAACCACCATCTGGTCttcttcctcctggaagccttcaACAACATCATCCAGTACCAGTTTGATG GCAACTCCAACCTGGTCTACGCCATCATCCGAAAGCGCAGCGTCTTCCACCAGCTGGCCAACCTGCCCACCGACCCGCCTGCCATCCACAAGGCCTTGCAACGGCGCCGACGGGCACCTGAGCCCTTGTCCCGAACCGGCTCTCAGGAGGGTGCCTCCATGGAGGGCTCCCGCCCCGCTGCCCCTGCCGAGCCTGGCACTCTCAAGACCAGCCTGGTGGCCACCCCAG GCATTGACAAGCTGACGGAGAAGTCCCAGGTGTCAGAGGATGGCACCCTGCGATCCCTGGAGTCCACGTCCCAGCAGAGCTCGGCAGATGGCAGTCCAGCCTTGGAG GACCAGGAGCCAGAGCAGGCATGGCGGGAGCAGCGGCGACTGTCCAGCGCGTCAGCCAGTGGGCAGTGGAGCCCAACATCGGAATGG GTTCTCTCTTGGAAGTCCAAGCTGCCGCTGCAGACCATCATGAGGCTGTTGCAAGTACTGGTTCCCCAAGTGGAAAAGATCTGCATTGACAA GGGCCTGACAGATGAGTCAGAGATCCTGAGGTTCCTGCAGCATGGCACTCTGGTGGGGCTCCTGCCTGTACCCCATCCCATCCTCATCCGCAAGTACCAGGCCAACTCGGGCACGGCCATGTGGTTCCGCACCTATATGTGGGGGGTCATCTATCTGAG GAACGTGGACCCACCTGTCTGGTATGACACAGATGTGAAGCTGTTTGAGATCCAGCGGGTGTGA